The following proteins come from a genomic window of Corynebacterium hansenii:
- the rapZ gene encoding RNase adapter RapZ yields MTNANAGAADPDTSLVLITGMSGSGRNTAAAVLEEMGWYVADNLPPELIMRMVELSFEADSPVERLAIVTDVRSRAFAGSLGDVLDRLHESGRRPMVIFLDAEDDTLIARYDSVRRTHPLQDSGTLTQGIERERQMLAGIKAMSDLVLDTTKMSVHDLRRALEVHFADPSSHGQRVTVQSFGFKHGAPRDADLLLDVRFLPNPYWVPGLRSGRGTDKAVSEFVLEQDDAPRWLDTVEQLISVILPGYRREGKSHMSVAIGCTGGHHRSVAMAEALGRRLGEFNGIDVSVIHRDIERD; encoded by the coding sequence ATGACCAACGCCAACGCCGGTGCGGCCGACCCCGACACGTCACTGGTCCTGATCACGGGCATGTCCGGATCGGGACGCAACACCGCCGCAGCCGTCCTCGAGGAGATGGGCTGGTACGTCGCCGACAACCTCCCGCCCGAGTTGATCATGCGGATGGTCGAGCTGTCGTTCGAGGCGGACTCGCCGGTGGAGCGCCTGGCCATAGTCACCGACGTCCGGTCCCGCGCCTTCGCCGGGTCGCTCGGCGACGTCCTCGACCGGCTGCACGAATCGGGTCGCCGGCCGATGGTGATCTTCCTCGATGCCGAGGACGACACGCTCATCGCCCGCTACGACTCGGTCCGGCGCACCCACCCCCTGCAGGACTCGGGGACGCTGACGCAGGGCATCGAGCGCGAACGGCAGATGCTCGCCGGGATCAAGGCGATGTCCGACCTCGTGCTCGACACCACCAAGATGTCGGTCCACGATCTGCGCCGCGCGTTGGAGGTCCACTTCGCCGACCCGTCGTCGCACGGCCAGCGGGTGACCGTCCAGTCCTTCGGCTTCAAGCACGGCGCGCCGCGCGACGCCGACCTGCTTCTCGACGTCCGGTTCCTGCCCAACCCGTATTGGGTCCCGGGGCTGCGCTCGGGGCGAGGCACCGACAAGGCGGTATCCGAATTCGTCCTCGAGCAGGACGACGCGCCGCGCTGGCTCGACACCGTCGAACAGCTGATTTCCGTCATCCTCCCGGGCTACCGGCGCGAGGGGAAGAGCCACATGTCCGTCGCCATAGGCTGCACCGGCGGCCACCACCGCAGCGTGGCCATGGCAGAGGCCCTGGGCCGCAGGCTCGGGGAGTTCAACGGCATCGACGTCAGCGTCATCCACCGCGACATCGAAAGGGACTGA
- the ribH gene encoding 6,7-dimethyl-8-ribityllumazine synthase, with the protein MSGAGLPDIEMPDAEGMSVAIVTAHWNADITGQLRANAIAAAEEAGAMVRDYTVVGALELPVVVQALADDHDAVVALGCVIRGGTPHFDYVCDSVTEGLTRIALDQRTPVGNGVLTCDTHEQAVARSGAPGSVEDKGREAAIAALHTAALLRTLGEE; encoded by the coding sequence GTGAGCGGAGCGGGACTGCCCGACATCGAGATGCCCGATGCGGAGGGGATGAGCGTCGCAATCGTCACCGCGCACTGGAACGCCGACATCACCGGCCAACTCCGCGCCAACGCCATCGCGGCCGCCGAAGAGGCGGGCGCGATGGTCCGCGATTACACCGTCGTCGGCGCCCTCGAGCTGCCGGTGGTGGTCCAGGCCCTCGCCGACGACCACGATGCCGTCGTCGCGCTGGGCTGCGTCATCCGCGGCGGCACCCCCCACTTCGACTACGTCTGCGATTCGGTGACCGAGGGGCTGACCCGCATCGCGCTCGATCAGCGGACCCCGGTGGGCAATGGCGTGCTCACGTGCGACACCCACGAGCAGGCCGTCGCCCGCTCCGGTGCGCCGGGATCGGTCGAGGACAAGGGGCGGGAGGCCGCCATCGCGGCGCTGCACACCGCCGCGCTGCTGCGAACCCTGGGCGAGGAGTGA
- the tpiA gene encoding triose-phosphate isomerase, with protein MARKPLIAGNWKMNLNHLEAIGVVQKLAFALPKEYYDKVDVAVIPPFTDIRSVQTLVEGDKLAVTYGAQDVSIHESGAFTGEISAAMLSKLGCRWVVVGHSERREMHGEDDALVAKKAKAALKASMAPIVCVGEPLEVREAEKHVEHVVAQVKGSLEGLTEADLAKVVIAYEPVWAIGTGKVASSADAQEVCKAIRETVAELGGEKLAKEMRILYGGSVKAENVADIVGQPDVDGGLVGGASLDGEAFAKLSALAADAAE; from the coding sequence ATGGCTCGCAAGCCCCTCATCGCCGGCAACTGGAAGATGAACCTCAACCATCTGGAGGCCATCGGCGTCGTGCAGAAGCTGGCCTTCGCCCTGCCGAAGGAGTACTACGACAAGGTCGACGTCGCGGTCATCCCGCCGTTCACCGACATCCGTTCCGTGCAGACCCTGGTGGAGGGCGACAAGCTGGCCGTGACCTACGGCGCGCAGGACGTCTCCATCCACGAGTCGGGCGCCTTCACCGGCGAGATCTCGGCCGCGATGCTGTCCAAGCTCGGGTGCCGCTGGGTCGTCGTCGGGCATTCGGAGCGCCGCGAGATGCACGGCGAGGATGACGCCCTCGTCGCCAAGAAGGCCAAGGCCGCGCTGAAGGCTTCGATGGCGCCGATCGTCTGCGTCGGCGAGCCGCTCGAGGTCCGCGAGGCGGAGAAGCACGTCGAGCACGTGGTCGCCCAGGTCAAGGGCTCCCTCGAGGGCCTGACCGAGGCCGACCTGGCCAAGGTGGTCATCGCCTACGAGCCGGTCTGGGCCATCGGCACCGGCAAGGTCGCGTCCTCGGCGGACGCGCAGGAGGTCTGCAAGGCCATCCGCGAGACCGTCGCCGAGCTGGGCGGCGAGAAGCTGGCCAAGGAGATGCGCATCCTCTATGGCGGTTCCGTGAAGGCGGAGAACGTGGCCGACATCGTCGGCCAGCCGGACGTCGACGGCGGCCTGGTCGGCGGCGCGTCGCTGGATGGCGAGGCCTTCGCCAAGCTGTCCGCGCTGGCCGCGGACGCGGCGGAATAA
- a CDS encoding gluconeogenesis factor YvcK family protein, which produces MTAITSLGGGHGLFATLRAVRRIADDVTAVVTVADDGGSSGRLRRELGQIPPGDLRMALAALSAEDERGKLWEEVLQHRFGGTGALAGHAVGNLIIAGLTSVLGSEVAALDEVGSLLGICGRVLPMSPRPLDIEAEVVGLEDDARVVRPVRGQVAVATTPGQVRRIRLIPEQPPATPDAVEAIMTADMVTLGPGSWFTSVLPHLQVPELVQALRATTAHRVVVLNLSSEPGETAGFSSERHVHMLAQHAPDLKLDTILVDRSTMGGESERGYLERAAATLSAEVIYADVREIEEDGGWTERHDPAKVASVLGEVLSR; this is translated from the coding sequence ATGACCGCCATCACGAGCCTCGGCGGAGGCCACGGGCTTTTCGCGACGCTCCGCGCCGTCCGCCGGATCGCCGACGACGTCACCGCCGTCGTCACGGTCGCCGACGACGGCGGCTCGTCCGGCCGCCTGCGCCGGGAACTTGGGCAGATCCCGCCGGGGGACCTGCGCATGGCCCTGGCCGCGCTGTCCGCCGAAGACGAGCGCGGCAAGCTGTGGGAAGAGGTGCTCCAGCACCGCTTCGGCGGCACCGGCGCCCTGGCCGGGCACGCCGTTGGCAACCTGATCATCGCCGGCCTGACCAGCGTGCTGGGCAGCGAGGTCGCGGCCCTCGACGAGGTCGGGTCGCTGCTGGGCATCTGCGGCCGGGTGCTGCCCATGTCGCCGCGCCCGCTCGACATCGAGGCGGAGGTGGTCGGGCTGGAGGACGACGCCCGCGTGGTGCGCCCGGTCCGCGGCCAGGTCGCCGTCGCCACGACGCCCGGCCAGGTACGCCGCATCCGCCTGATCCCCGAGCAGCCGCCGGCCACGCCCGACGCCGTCGAGGCCATCATGACCGCCGACATGGTCACCCTGGGCCCCGGCTCGTGGTTCACCTCGGTGCTGCCGCACCTGCAGGTCCCGGAGCTCGTGCAGGCACTGCGCGCGACGACGGCGCACCGGGTCGTCGTGCTCAACCTGTCGTCGGAGCCGGGGGAGACCGCCGGATTCTCGTCCGAACGCCACGTGCACATGCTCGCGCAGCACGCGCCGGACCTGAAACTGGACACGATCCTCGTCGACCGCTCCACCATGGGCGGGGAATCCGAGCGCGGGTACCTCGAACGCGCGGCCGCGACGCTGTCCGCGGAAGTGATCTACGCCGACGTCCGCGAGATCGAAGAGGACGGCGGATGGACCGAGCGGCACGACCCCGCGAAGGTCGCGTCCGTGCTGGGGGAAGTGCTGTCCCGCTGA
- the whiA gene encoding DNA-binding protein WhiA, with amino-acid sequence MALTPKVKDELARVPVSQESAQSAEVASMLRFAGGLHLVAGRIVIEAELDSGAVARRLRGMIDSLFGHEPELQVLSPGGLRKTSRYIVRVAEGGEDLARRTGLVDRAGRPVRGLPPKVIGGTVLDAEAAWRGAFLAHGSLTEPGRSSALEVTCPCPEAALALVGCARRLGIAAKSKETRGGDRVVIRDGEAIGALLTRMGAQTTRLEWEEQRMRREVRATANRLANFDDANLRRSARAAVVAAARVERALEILGDDVPEHLVTAGELRVAHRQASLEELGQLANPPMTKDAVAGRIRRLLSMADRRAAETGVPDTSSAVTDELFEEA; translated from the coding sequence ATGGCGTTGACGCCCAAGGTGAAGGATGAGCTGGCGCGCGTGCCGGTCAGCCAGGAAAGCGCGCAGTCGGCGGAGGTCGCGTCCATGTTGCGGTTCGCCGGCGGGCTCCATCTCGTCGCCGGGCGCATCGTCATCGAGGCCGAACTGGATTCCGGTGCCGTGGCCCGGCGCCTGCGCGGCATGATCGATTCGCTCTTCGGCCACGAGCCGGAGTTGCAGGTGCTGAGCCCCGGAGGCCTGCGCAAGACCTCCCGCTACATCGTCCGCGTGGCGGAGGGCGGGGAGGACCTCGCCCGCCGCACGGGTCTGGTCGATCGCGCCGGCCGCCCGGTCCGCGGCCTGCCCCCGAAGGTCATCGGCGGCACGGTGCTCGATGCCGAAGCGGCGTGGCGCGGGGCGTTTCTGGCGCACGGTTCGCTGACGGAGCCGGGCAGGTCCTCGGCCCTGGAGGTGACCTGCCCCTGCCCGGAGGCGGCGCTGGCCCTGGTCGGCTGCGCCCGGCGCCTGGGCATCGCCGCCAAGAGCAAGGAGACCCGCGGGGGAGACCGCGTGGTCATCCGCGACGGCGAGGCCATCGGCGCCCTGCTGACCCGCATGGGCGCCCAGACCACCCGCCTGGAGTGGGAAGAGCAGCGCATGCGCCGCGAGGTCCGGGCCACCGCCAACCGCCTGGCCAACTTCGACGACGCCAATCTGCGCCGCTCCGCCCGCGCCGCCGTCGTGGCCGCCGCCCGCGTCGAGCGCGCGCTGGAGATCCTCGGCGACGACGTCCCCGAGCACCTGGTCACCGCCGGCGAGCTGCGCGTCGCGCACCGCCAGGCCTCCCTGGAGGAGCTGGGCCAGCTGGCCAACCCGCCGATGACCAAGGACGCCGTGGCCGGCCGCATTCGCCGCCTGTTGTCCATGGCGGACCGCCGGGCCGCCGAAACGGGCGTTCCGGACACGTCGTCGGCCGTCACCGACGAGCTGTTCGAAGAAGCGTGA
- the gap gene encoding type I glyceraldehyde-3-phosphate dehydrogenase, translating to MTVRVGINGFGRIGRNFFRAALAQGADLEIVAVNDLTDNKTLAHLLKYDSIMGKLDAEVTYDDESITVDGKRIIAWAERDPKNLPWGENNVDIVVESTGFFTDAEAAKAHIDGGAKKVIISAPAKNEDATFVVGVNHTDYDPEKHTIISNASCTTNCLAPMAKVLDEEFGIERGLMTTIHAYTGDQRLHDAPHKDLRRARAAALNIVPTSTGAAKAVALVLPQLKGVLDGYALRVPTPTGSVTDLTFTAKKEVSVEAVNAAIKKASESEELAGVLGYNEDPIVSKDIEGDPRSSIFDAPLTKVIGDQVKVVSWYDNEWGYSCRLVDLSVYVGERL from the coding sequence GTGACGGTTCGTGTAGGCATCAACGGCTTCGGTCGCATCGGACGCAACTTCTTCCGCGCGGCCCTCGCGCAGGGCGCCGATCTGGAGATCGTGGCGGTCAACGACCTGACCGACAACAAGACGCTCGCCCACCTGCTCAAGTACGACTCGATCATGGGCAAGCTCGACGCCGAGGTCACCTACGACGATGAGTCCATCACCGTCGACGGCAAGCGCATCATCGCGTGGGCCGAGCGCGACCCGAAGAACCTCCCGTGGGGCGAGAACAACGTCGACATCGTCGTCGAGTCCACCGGCTTCTTCACCGACGCCGAGGCCGCCAAGGCCCACATCGACGGCGGCGCCAAGAAGGTCATCATCTCCGCCCCGGCGAAGAACGAGGATGCCACGTTCGTGGTCGGCGTGAACCACACCGACTACGACCCGGAGAAGCACACGATCATCTCCAACGCGTCCTGCACGACCAACTGCCTGGCCCCGATGGCCAAGGTGCTGGACGAGGAGTTCGGCATCGAGCGCGGCCTGATGACCACCATCCACGCCTACACCGGCGACCAGCGCCTGCACGACGCCCCGCACAAGGATCTGCGCCGCGCCCGCGCCGCGGCCCTGAACATCGTCCCGACCTCGACCGGCGCCGCCAAGGCCGTCGCCCTGGTCCTCCCGCAGCTGAAGGGCGTCCTGGACGGCTACGCTCTGCGCGTCCCGACCCCGACCGGCTCGGTCACCGACCTCACGTTCACCGCGAAGAAGGAGGTCTCGGTCGAGGCCGTCAACGCCGCGATCAAGAAGGCCTCCGAGTCGGAGGAGCTGGCCGGCGTCCTCGGCTACAACGAGGACCCGATCGTCTCCAAGGACATCGAGGGCGACCCGCGCTCCTCCATCTTCGACGCGCCCCTGACCAAGGTCATCGGCGACCAGGTCAAGGTCGTGTCCTGGTACGACAACGAGTGGGGCTACTCCTGCCGCCTCGTCGACCTCTCCGTCTACGTCGGCGAGCGCCTCTAA
- the uvrC gene encoding excinuclease ABC subunit UvrC, protein MADPSTYRPAPGTIPVEPGVYRFLDDAGRVLYVGKAKNLRARLSNYFQDVANLHPRTRQMVQSASKVVWTVVRTEVEALQLEYTWIKRYDPRFNVMYRDDKSYPMLAVSVGEQYPRLFVYRGPRRKGVRYFGPYSHAWAIRETLDLLTRVFPARTCSKGVLNRHQQLGRPCLLGYIDKCAAPCVGRVSAAEHREIVDGFVSFMAGNTGPLTAQLRRDMNAAAEDLDFEKAAKIRDDLAAVEKVMEKQAVVLGDATDADFIAFASDELEAAVQIFHVRRGRIHGQRGWVVEKSGDSETGPLPEGEPDPALPKLLSTFLTQFYGDAAEHAKVDGDASTGAAEAVPRQILVQTDPENAGEVSRFLQGIRGTAVDIRVPQRGDKKALLETVHRNAVEALAQHKLKRSGDLTARSQALEGIRDALFMDEAPLRIECTDISHIQGTDVVASLVVFEDGLPRKVDYRRYRIKDAAGDGHSDDVASIAEVVRRRFRRHAEDKLAVPDDESVMFEEEAAGGGDGTSESVVEESVAGRKFAYPPQLFIVDGGAPQVAAAQEVLDELGVDDVTLVGLAKRLEEIWVPGDDEPVILPRNSEAMYLMQRIRDEAHRFAIGYHRQQRSKRMRASALDGIRGLGPQRRSELVKHFGSVAKLKRATVDEIREVPGFGPALAQSVHEALHADRT, encoded by the coding sequence ATGGCGGACCCCTCGACGTACCGCCCGGCGCCCGGGACCATCCCGGTCGAGCCGGGCGTTTACCGTTTCCTCGACGACGCCGGCCGCGTGCTGTACGTGGGCAAGGCCAAGAATCTCCGCGCCCGGCTGTCCAATTACTTCCAGGACGTCGCCAACCTGCACCCGCGCACGCGGCAGATGGTGCAATCGGCGTCGAAGGTCGTCTGGACCGTGGTGCGCACCGAGGTCGAGGCGCTCCAGCTCGAGTACACGTGGATCAAGCGGTACGACCCGCGGTTCAACGTCATGTACCGCGACGACAAGAGCTACCCCATGCTCGCGGTCAGCGTGGGGGAGCAGTACCCGCGGCTGTTCGTCTACCGCGGGCCCCGCCGCAAGGGGGTCCGCTACTTCGGCCCGTATTCGCATGCCTGGGCCATTCGCGAAACCCTCGACTTGCTCACGCGGGTCTTCCCCGCCCGTACGTGCTCGAAGGGCGTGCTCAACCGGCACCAGCAGCTGGGCCGGCCGTGCCTGCTGGGGTACATCGACAAATGCGCCGCGCCCTGCGTCGGCCGGGTGTCCGCCGCCGAGCACCGGGAAATCGTCGACGGCTTCGTCTCCTTCATGGCCGGCAACACCGGTCCTCTGACAGCGCAGCTGCGACGGGACATGAACGCCGCGGCGGAGGACCTCGACTTCGAGAAGGCCGCGAAGATCCGCGATGACCTCGCCGCGGTGGAAAAGGTGATGGAGAAGCAGGCCGTGGTGCTCGGCGACGCCACGGACGCCGATTTCATCGCCTTCGCCTCCGACGAACTCGAGGCCGCCGTGCAGATCTTCCACGTCCGCCGCGGCCGCATCCACGGCCAGCGGGGCTGGGTCGTGGAAAAGTCGGGAGATTCGGAAACCGGCCCGCTGCCCGAGGGGGAACCCGATCCCGCGTTGCCGAAGCTCCTGTCGACGTTCCTGACGCAGTTCTACGGCGACGCCGCGGAACACGCGAAGGTAGACGGCGACGCCTCCACCGGTGCCGCGGAGGCCGTCCCGCGCCAGATCCTCGTGCAGACCGACCCGGAGAACGCCGGAGAGGTGTCGCGGTTCCTCCAGGGCATCCGCGGCACCGCGGTCGACATCCGCGTGCCGCAGCGGGGCGACAAGAAAGCGCTCCTGGAAACGGTGCACCGCAATGCCGTCGAGGCGCTGGCGCAGCACAAGCTCAAGCGCAGCGGCGATCTCACCGCACGCTCACAGGCCCTGGAGGGCATCCGCGACGCGCTGTTCATGGACGAGGCCCCGCTGCGCATCGAGTGCACGGACATCTCGCACATCCAGGGCACCGACGTCGTCGCGTCGCTGGTCGTCTTCGAGGACGGCCTGCCCCGCAAGGTCGACTACCGCCGGTACCGCATCAAGGACGCCGCCGGCGACGGGCATTCCGATGACGTCGCGTCCATCGCCGAGGTCGTCCGCCGGAGGTTCCGGCGCCATGCCGAAGACAAGCTCGCCGTGCCCGACGATGAATCGGTCATGTTCGAGGAAGAGGCCGCGGGAGGGGGCGACGGGACGTCGGAAAGCGTCGTGGAGGAATCCGTCGCCGGGCGGAAGTTCGCCTACCCGCCGCAGCTGTTCATCGTCGACGGCGGCGCGCCGCAGGTCGCGGCGGCGCAGGAGGTGCTCGACGAACTCGGGGTGGACGACGTCACGCTTGTCGGCCTGGCCAAGCGCCTGGAGGAGATCTGGGTCCCGGGCGACGACGAACCGGTGATCCTGCCGCGCAATTCCGAGGCCATGTACCTGATGCAGCGCATCCGCGACGAGGCGCACCGGTTCGCCATCGGCTACCACCGGCAGCAGAGGTCCAAGCGGATGCGGGCCTCCGCCCTCGACGGCATCAGGGGACTGGGGCCGCAGCGCAGATCGGAGCTGGTGAAGCACTTCGGATCCGTCGCGAAGCTCAAGCGGGCCACCGTCGACGAGATCCGCGAAGTGCCCGGTTTCGGGCCCGCGCTGGCGCAGTCCGTGCACGAAGCGCTGCACGCCGATCGCACGTAG
- a CDS encoding phosphoglycerate kinase translates to MTVKTLQDLLDEGVEGRYVLVRSDLNVPLKDGTITDPGRIDASVPTLKALSDAGAKVVVTAHLGRPKGEAKPELSLAPVAEALSERLDRYVAVAGDVSGEDAHERANGLTEGDVLLLENIRYDARETSKDDAEREAFAAELAALVPDGAFVSDGFGVVHRAQASVYDVAKKLPHYAGGLVQSELEVLRKVAETPEKPYAVVLGGSKVSDKLGVIEALAPKVDYLVIGGGMCFTFLAAQGHSVGASLLQEEMIDTCKDLLDRYGDQIVLPTDVVVASEFAADADHKVVAVDAIPEGWMGLDIGPESAKAFAAKLAGTKTVFWNGPMGVFEMDAFANGTRFVAQAIIDATRDNGCFSVVGGGDSAAAVRTLGLDEDGFSHISTGGGASLEFLEGKDLPGVQVLES, encoded by the coding sequence ATGACCGTGAAGACTCTGCAGGATCTCCTCGACGAGGGCGTCGAAGGCCGTTACGTGCTGGTCCGCTCGGACCTCAACGTCCCGCTGAAGGACGGCACCATCACCGACCCGGGCCGCATCGACGCGTCCGTGCCGACGCTGAAGGCGCTGTCCGACGCCGGCGCGAAGGTCGTCGTCACCGCCCACCTCGGCCGCCCGAAGGGCGAGGCCAAGCCGGAGCTTTCGCTTGCCCCGGTCGCCGAGGCCCTGTCCGAGCGCCTGGACCGCTACGTGGCCGTCGCCGGCGACGTCTCCGGCGAGGACGCCCACGAGCGCGCCAACGGCCTGACCGAGGGTGACGTCCTGCTGCTGGAGAACATCCGCTACGACGCCCGCGAGACCTCCAAGGACGACGCCGAGCGCGAGGCCTTCGCCGCCGAGCTCGCCGCCCTGGTGCCGGACGGCGCATTCGTCTCCGACGGCTTCGGCGTGGTCCACCGCGCCCAGGCGTCGGTGTACGACGTCGCCAAGAAGCTGCCGCACTACGCCGGCGGCCTGGTCCAGTCCGAGCTCGAGGTCCTGCGCAAGGTCGCCGAGACCCCGGAGAAGCCCTACGCCGTGGTGCTGGGCGGTTCCAAGGTCTCCGACAAGCTGGGCGTCATCGAGGCCCTCGCCCCGAAGGTCGATTACCTGGTCATCGGCGGCGGCATGTGCTTCACCTTCCTCGCCGCGCAGGGCCACTCCGTCGGCGCCTCGCTGCTGCAGGAGGAGATGATCGACACCTGCAAGGATCTGCTGGACCGTTACGGCGACCAGATCGTCCTGCCGACCGACGTCGTCGTCGCCTCCGAGTTCGCCGCCGACGCCGACCACAAGGTCGTCGCGGTCGACGCGATCCCGGAGGGCTGGATGGGCCTGGACATCGGCCCCGAGTCCGCCAAGGCCTTCGCCGCGAAGCTCGCCGGCACCAAGACCGTCTTCTGGAACGGCCCGATGGGCGTGTTCGAGATGGACGCGTTCGCCAACGGCACCCGCTTCGTCGCGCAGGCGATCATCGACGCCACCCGCGACAACGGCTGCTTCTCCGTCGTCGGCGGCGGCGACTCCGCGGCGGCCGTGCGCACCCTCGGCCTGGACGAGGACGGCTTCAGCCACATCTCCACCGGCGGCGGCGCTTCCCTCGAGTTCCTCGAGGGCAAGGACCTCCCCGGCGTCCAGGTGCTCGAGTCCTAG
- a CDS encoding PH domain-containing protein, which translates to MSDNKTVDRTDSRWELTVTSKTMKLWAWGSAAVVMAVHLFMGFVVDVGDTGAQVTSIDVLAFPILGLVISAACLLMLRPRVRVDSRGVEVRNFLGAKFYPWDVVHGLSFPADARWARLELPEFEFVPMWALQSRDGSAVVEAVRRFRELEDRYMPED; encoded by the coding sequence GTGAGCGACAACAAGACGGTCGACCGCACGGATTCCCGCTGGGAGCTGACGGTCACGTCCAAGACCATGAAGCTCTGGGCGTGGGGTTCGGCGGCCGTGGTGATGGCGGTGCACCTGTTCATGGGCTTCGTCGTCGACGTCGGCGACACCGGCGCGCAGGTGACCTCCATCGACGTGCTGGCGTTCCCGATCCTGGGCCTGGTCATCTCCGCGGCCTGCCTGCTCATGCTCCGTCCGCGAGTGCGCGTGGATTCGCGCGGCGTGGAAGTCCGCAACTTCCTGGGCGCCAAGTTCTACCCGTGGGACGTGGTCCACGGCCTGAGCTTCCCGGCCGACGCCCGCTGGGCGCGCCTGGAGCTGCCCGAGTTCGAGTTCGTGCCCATGTGGGCGCTGCAGTCCCGCGACGGCTCCGCCGTCGTCGAGGCCGTGCGCCGGTTCCGCGAACTCGAGGACCGCTACATGCCGGAAGACTGA